A part of Desulfobacter sp. genomic DNA contains:
- a CDS encoding adenine phosphoribosyltransferase — protein sequence MDLKETIRSIPGWPIEGVIFRDLTTLMQDADAFREACDILFDRYRTSGLDKIVGIDARGFVFGAVLAYQLGIGFVPVRKKGKLPHKTIQEGYSLEYGEDILEIHEDALREGDKVVIVDDLIATGGTVGATVKLVEKLGADLVECAFIVELPDLNGRERIPGVPVFSITEFDGE from the coding sequence ATGGATTTAAAAGAAACCATCAGAAGCATTCCGGGCTGGCCCATAGAAGGGGTGATTTTCAGGGATCTAACCACATTAATGCAGGATGCCGACGCCTTCAGGGAGGCCTGCGACATCCTTTTTGACCGTTACAGGACCTCGGGCCTGGACAAGATCGTGGGTATTGACGCCCGGGGTTTTGTATTCGGTGCGGTGCTGGCCTATCAACTGGGTATCGGGTTTGTGCCGGTGCGCAAGAAGGGCAAACTGCCCCACAAGACCATCCAGGAAGGCTACAGCCTGGAATACGGGGAAGATATCCTGGAGATCCATGAAGACGCCCTCCGGGAAGGAGATAAGGTGGTAATCGTGGATGATCTCATTGCCACCGGCGGCACCGTTGGGGCTACGGTGAAACTGGTTGAAAAACTGGGGGCCGACCTGGTGGAGTGCGCCTTTATCGTGGAACTCCCCGATCTCAACGGGCGTGAAAGAATTCCCGGAGTACCGGTGTTCAGCATCACCGAATTCGACGGGGAGTAA
- a CDS encoding DsrE family protein, with protein MSDNVVITIACGTDNPNRATRGLFLAAVAQKKGKNVTVFLLDDGVYLARQGACEFIRAATGDSADDSLAHLQAHGVPILVCTPCAKARFIEEEDLADSCRMATAAELIDAACEATCISL; from the coding sequence ATGAGCGACAATGTAGTCATTACCATTGCCTGCGGAACCGACAACCCCAACCGGGCCACCCGCGGCCTTTTCCTGGCCGCCGTTGCCCAAAAAAAGGGGAAAAACGTAACCGTATTTCTCCTGGATGACGGGGTGTACCTGGCCAGGCAGGGCGCCTGCGAATTTATCAGGGCGGCCACCGGCGATTCTGCAGACGATTCCCTGGCCCACCTCCAGGCCCACGGGGTTCCCATCCTGGTCTGCACCCCCTGCGCCAAGGCCAGGTTCATTGAGGAAGAAGACCTGGCCGACTCCTGCCGCATGGCCACGGCAGCCGAACTCATTGATGCGGCCTGCGAGGCCACCTGCATCAGCCTGTAA
- a CDS encoding HTH domain-containing protein, with the protein MEEKVLNAMKEAGKPVRPGEIAKVLDVESKDVSKAIKTLKEKGKVISPKRCYYSLP; encoded by the coding sequence ATGGAAGAAAAAGTATTAAACGCCATGAAGGAAGCAGGAAAACCGGTTCGTCCAGGAGAAATAGCAAAGGTGCTGGATGTTGAAAGCAAAGACGTCTCCAAAGCCATCAAAACCCTAAAGGAAAAAGGAAAAGTCATTTCTCCCAAACGCTGTTATTATTCACTTCCGTAA
- a CDS encoding sigma 54-interacting transcriptional regulator — MDIGSQWREIIDSVQEGIIIVDAHGDFIAANHSAQLLTGYSEEELRGRSCRLLNCTGCNIVGLGPGKNWCGLFSAGRVRDKKCVITSASNRTIPIVKTARVLYGADGEILGAVETLKDISENINYKNELASIRRMYHVDDGFHGIVGRTQVMMNLHEHIESVAVLDTPVMILGESGTGKEMVAKALHETGKRAGKPFIKVNCAALSESILESELFGHVKGAYTGAESDRAGRFEAAHRGTIFLDEIGDIPLAVQVKLLRVLEDRTIQRVGENRSIPIDVRIITATNKNLEQMIDQGRFREDLFFRINVFPLTCPPLRKRRDDITLLIQHFITIHAEKTGKDILGFTPEAMRLMVSYPWPGNIRELRNTVEYAFVLARGKGVRPEHLPEKILNHGRGDAGPGTQGGMEPAVPAAMADQSSTTVVIRDSRRSELIAALQQAGGNQTRAAKLLGVSRITVWKRMKKYNVTIQPG, encoded by the coding sequence ATGGATATCGGTTCACAATGGCGGGAGATAATTGATTCGGTCCAGGAGGGAATCATTATTGTGGATGCCCACGGTGATTTTATCGCGGCAAACCATTCGGCCCAGTTGCTCACCGGGTATTCCGAGGAGGAACTGCGGGGGCGGTCCTGCCGCCTGCTCAATTGCACGGGGTGTAACATTGTGGGGCTGGGCCCGGGTAAAAACTGGTGCGGGCTCTTTTCAGCCGGCCGGGTCAGGGATAAAAAATGTGTTATCACCTCGGCTTCCAACCGAACCATTCCCATTGTGAAAACCGCCAGGGTCCTTTACGGGGCGGACGGGGAGATTCTAGGGGCCGTGGAAACCCTTAAGGATATTTCCGAGAACATCAATTATAAAAACGAGCTGGCCTCCATCCGCCGGATGTACCATGTTGACGACGGATTCCACGGGATCGTGGGGCGGACCCAGGTGATGATGAATCTCCACGAACACATTGAGAGCGTGGCTGTTCTGGATACCCCGGTGATGATTTTAGGGGAGAGCGGAACGGGCAAGGAGATGGTTGCCAAAGCCCTCCACGAAACCGGAAAGCGGGCCGGAAAACCCTTTATAAAGGTGAACTGCGCGGCCCTGAGCGAAAGTATTCTGGAAAGCGAGCTTTTCGGCCATGTCAAGGGAGCCTATACCGGTGCGGAGAGCGACCGTGCCGGCCGGTTTGAAGCGGCACACCGGGGGACGATTTTTCTTGATGAAATCGGCGACATACCCCTGGCCGTTCAGGTGAAGCTGCTCAGGGTGTTGGAGGACCGGACCATACAGCGGGTGGGAGAGAACCGGTCCATTCCCATTGATGTCCGGATCATCACCGCCACCAATAAAAATCTGGAACAGATGATTGACCAGGGACGGTTCAGGGAGGACCTGTTTTTCAGGATCAACGTTTTTCCCCTGACCTGTCCGCCGTTGCGAAAGCGCCGGGACGATATCACCCTGCTGATTCAGCACTTTATAACCATCCATGCCGAAAAAACAGGAAAGGATATCCTGGGGTTCACCCCAGAGGCCATGCGTCTCATGGTTTCCTATCCCTGGCCGGGCAATATCCGGGAATTGAGGAATACGGTTGAATATGCCTTTGTCCTTGCCCGGGGAAAGGGAGTCCGGCCGGAACACCTTCCGGAAAAGATCCTCAACCATGGCAGGGGGGATGCCGGGCCGGGAACACAGGGAGGCATGGAACCCGCCGTCCCTGCAGCCATGGCAGATCAAAGCAGCACCACCGTGGTCATCCGGGACAGCCGGCGCAGCGAACTTATTGCCGCCCTCCAGCAGGCCGGGGGGAATCAGACCCGGGCGGCGAAATTGCTGGGGGTCTCAAGGATTACGGTGTGGAAGCGGATGAAGAAGTATAACGTTACCATTCAACCCGGGTAA
- a CDS encoding cytochrome b/b6 domain-containing protein: MNDRNLIKVYLYTRFERLWHWFQALMIFILLITGFEVHGTYTLLGFKTAVTVHNFVGLSWLILFAFFVFWLLTTGEWKQYIPTTKKLFDVVLYYAYGIFKGQSHPVQKSKGAKHNPLQRIAYLGISAMLLPVQMATGLLYYLYNVVPGGLDLSILAVVHTLVAFLLVNFLIIHLYMTTTGHSLFSHISGMITGWEEIYETTKIQEWENKATKKN; this comes from the coding sequence ATGAACGACCGCAACCTGATAAAAGTATACCTTTATACCCGGTTTGAGCGTCTCTGGCACTGGTTCCAGGCCCTGATGATCTTCATTTTGCTCATCACAGGCTTTGAGGTTCACGGGACATACACCCTCCTTGGGTTTAAAACCGCGGTAACCGTCCACAACTTTGTGGGGCTTTCCTGGCTGATTCTCTTTGCCTTCTTTGTATTCTGGCTTTTGACCACCGGCGAATGGAAACAGTATATTCCCACCACCAAAAAGCTGTTTGATGTGGTCCTCTACTATGCCTACGGCATTTTCAAGGGGCAGAGCCACCCGGTGCAAAAATCCAAGGGGGCAAAACACAACCCCCTGCAGCGCATTGCCTATCTTGGGATTTCGGCCATGCTTCTCCCGGTGCAGATGGCCACGGGCCTGCTTTACTATCTGTATAATGTGGTACCCGGCGGCCTGGACCTTTCCATCCTGGCCGTGGTCCATACCCTTGTGGCCTTCCTGTTGGTCAATTTTCTGATCATCCACCTGTACATGACCACAACCGGCCATTCCCTGTTCAGCCATATTTCAGGGATGATAACAGGGTGGGAAGAAATTTACGAAACCACCAAGATTCAGGAATGGGAAAACAAAGCCACCAAAAAAAACTGA
- a CDS encoding tetrathionate reductase family octaheme c-type cytochrome has protein sequence MGNKTAGLFLALITGLALVMGQATVAPAANQPRTKDEALGIKLAKLAKQAVKANKHWTTTDHSKIKALDQDFTSGSQITQACLSCHTDASMQFEKTIHWTWKVESEKPGIMNGKAGHAVNNFCISGNAMEDKGCLGCHVGWNGIKEEVNCLNCHGGEKFNYKEAFSDIQAFMEDDDPETQEIVKELQGEIKNAVKNITMPQRNHCGECHFKGGGGDGVKHGDLDTSLAKPNKMLDVHMAAEGADFTCARCHTTVRHNIAGRLYTRPASAERKSLIQDDMATKITCESCHGTLPHKTESKMNDHVDKVACQSCHIPEYARVNPTKMWWDWTKAGDLRDGKPYVVKGEFGKPTYKSIKGEFKWEKNVKPEYFWYNGSFSNTGIKDKIDPAQIVKVSQPMGSRLDPDSRIHPFKVHRGKQPYDKINKQLVAPMLSGPNGFWTTFDMKDAITRGNKALDVPFSGEFDYVETTYAFPITHMVAPAEKAMACKECHIRDNSRLAKITGIYLPGRDKNNFIDGIGIIAVLGAFGGVALHGLGRFFTRNGKED, from the coding sequence ATGGGAAACAAGACAGCCGGATTATTCCTGGCACTGATTACGGGCCTTGCTCTGGTCATGGGCCAGGCCACCGTCGCCCCGGCGGCAAACCAGCCCCGGACCAAGGATGAGGCGCTGGGCATCAAATTGGCAAAACTGGCAAAACAGGCCGTAAAGGCCAACAAGCACTGGACGACCACGGATCATTCCAAAATTAAAGCACTGGACCAGGACTTCACCTCGGGCAGCCAGATCACCCAGGCCTGCTTGTCCTGTCACACCGATGCATCCATGCAGTTTGAAAAAACCATCCACTGGACCTGGAAGGTGGAGTCGGAAAAGCCGGGGATAATGAACGGCAAGGCCGGCCATGCCGTAAACAACTTCTGCATTTCAGGCAACGCAATGGAAGACAAGGGCTGCCTGGGCTGCCACGTCGGCTGGAACGGCATAAAAGAAGAGGTGAACTGCCTGAACTGCCACGGCGGAGAAAAATTCAACTACAAGGAAGCCTTCTCCGACATCCAGGCGTTTATGGAAGATGACGATCCTGAAACCCAGGAAATTGTCAAGGAGCTCCAGGGCGAGATTAAAAATGCTGTCAAAAACATCACCATGCCCCAGCGGAACCATTGCGGGGAGTGCCATTTCAAAGGCGGCGGCGGCGACGGGGTCAAACACGGCGACCTGGACACCTCACTGGCCAAACCCAATAAGATGCTGGATGTCCACATGGCGGCCGAAGGGGCGGATTTCACCTGCGCCAGATGCCACACCACGGTGAGGCACAACATTGCCGGCCGACTTTACACCCGGCCGGCCTCGGCGGAACGCAAAAGCCTGATCCAGGATGACATGGCCACCAAAATCACCTGCGAGTCCTGCCACGGCACCCTGCCCCACAAAACCGAATCAAAAATGAATGACCACGTGGACAAGGTGGCCTGCCAGTCCTGCCATATCCCCGAATACGCCCGGGTCAACCCCACCAAAATGTGGTGGGACTGGACCAAGGCCGGAGACCTCAGGGACGGGAAGCCTTACGTGGTAAAGGGAGAATTCGGCAAGCCCACCTATAAATCCATCAAGGGCGAATTCAAATGGGAAAAGAACGTCAAGCCAGAATACTTCTGGTACAACGGGTCCTTTTCCAACACCGGCATCAAGGATAAAATCGATCCGGCCCAGATCGTCAAAGTCAGCCAGCCCATGGGCAGCCGGCTGGATCCCGATTCCAGAATCCACCCATTCAAGGTCCACCGGGGCAAACAGCCCTACGACAAGATCAACAAACAGCTTGTGGCCCCTATGCTATCAGGGCCCAATGGATTCTGGACCACCTTTGACATGAAAGATGCCATCACCCGGGGCAACAAGGCATTGGATGTTCCCTTTTCAGGAGAGTTCGATTATGTGGAAACCACCTATGCCTTTCCCATCACCCACATGGTGGCCCCTGCCGAAAAGGCCATGGCCTGCAAGGAGTGCCACATCCGTGACAACTCGCGGCTGGCCAAAATCACAGGTATCTACCTGCCGGGAAGGGATAAAAACAATTTCATTGACGGCATCGGTATCATCGCCGTTCTCGGCGCCTTCGGCGGAGTGGCCCTCCACGGCCTGGGGCGGTTTTTCACCCGGAACGGAAAGGAGGATTAA
- a CDS encoding sulfurtransferase encodes METKKNRSLALALAALVFALAWMLTAPPAQAKEPWMFDDIVEVDFLISKISVPMDEDVMIIDARPYKPKYVKGFIPGAVSIPFSEFDKKKDMLPENKNALLIFYCGGLKCKLSHKSAKKAVALGYTNVKVFAKGFPEYKKQPGAYPAVTAEYVAAQIAENKTLIVDARPQKAKFNKGHIPTAINIPWSQFEELKGKLPRDLETPIIFYCGGLKCKLSHKSAAKAKVMGYKNVAVFTRGYPNWKKMFGQDAAAVAVKAGDVEGSIDLDRFKKIIAESPSSILLIDARDPDEFAKGRFKTAVNIPTEKLEPKIKDLPSDKPIVFVCSTGARSGEAYYMVKDVRPELEVYYVEATIDFKKDGSYTIKKN; translated from the coding sequence ATGGAAACGAAAAAAAACAGATCATTGGCCTTAGCCCTGGCTGCGCTTGTTTTCGCCCTGGCCTGGATGCTTACGGCGCCCCCGGCCCAGGCCAAGGAACCCTGGATGTTCGACGATATCGTAGAGGTGGATTTCCTCATCTCGAAAATCTCAGTGCCCATGGACGAGGATGTGATGATCATTGACGCCAGGCCCTATAAGCCGAAATACGTCAAAGGCTTCATTCCCGGTGCCGTGAGCATCCCCTTTTCAGAATTCGATAAAAAAAAGGACATGCTGCCTGAAAACAAAAATGCCCTGCTTATTTTCTACTGCGGCGGCCTCAAGTGCAAACTGAGCCACAAATCAGCGAAAAAAGCGGTGGCCCTGGGTTATACAAATGTAAAAGTCTTTGCCAAGGGGTTTCCTGAATATAAAAAGCAGCCCGGTGCGTATCCGGCGGTGACCGCAGAATATGTGGCCGCCCAAATTGCAGAAAACAAAACCCTGATCGTTGATGCCCGGCCCCAGAAGGCAAAATTCAATAAAGGCCATATTCCCACGGCCATCAATATTCCCTGGTCCCAGTTTGAAGAACTCAAAGGAAAGCTGCCCAGGGATCTTGAAACCCCCATTATTTTCTACTGCGGCGGCCTCAAATGCAAACTGAGCCACAAATCAGCGGCCAAGGCCAAGGTCATGGGCTATAAAAACGTTGCCGTATTCACCCGGGGGTATCCCAACTGGAAAAAGATGTTCGGCCAGGATGCCGCTGCCGTGGCAGTCAAGGCCGGAGACGTGGAAGGCTCCATTGACCTTGACCGGTTTAAAAAAATCATTGCCGAGTCCCCCTCCTCCATCCTTCTCATAGACGCCCGGGACCCGGATGAATTCGCCAAGGGCAGGTTTAAAACCGCCGTCAACATTCCCACGGAAAAACTGGAGCCCAAAATCAAGGACCTTCCCTCTGACAAACCCATTGTATTTGTCTGCTCCACCGGTGCCAGAAGCGGGGAAGCCTACTACATGGTGAAAGATGTCCGGCCTGAACTGGAAGTCTACTATGTGGAGGCCACCATTGATTTCAAAAAAGACGGATCATACACCATCAAGAAAAATTAA
- the mtnP gene encoding S-methyl-5'-thioadenosine phosphorylase, with protein MMRVGIIGGSGLDDPDILKNPKEVEVNTPYGPPSSTLMTGSIGETEVLLLARHGRSHQYSPTQVNNRANIQALKAAGATHILATTACGSLRRKIDRGHFVILDQFIDFTRFRKNTFADTFENGAVHTAMAHPFDNDLRMNLYESAQALELVAHKTGCVVTIEGPRFSTVAESKMFRLWGADVINMSTAPEAMLANEAGIPYAAVAMSTDYDCWKEDEAPVTWDEILEVFNKNADNVKDLLVRTVKYLK; from the coding sequence ATAATGCGGGTCGGTATCATCGGCGGATCGGGACTGGATGATCCTGATATTCTGAAGAATCCAAAGGAAGTAGAGGTCAATACGCCCTATGGGCCTCCCTCGTCAACATTGATGACGGGCAGCATCGGGGAGACCGAAGTGCTGCTTTTGGCAAGGCACGGCCGCAGCCATCAGTACAGCCCCACCCAGGTGAACAACCGGGCCAATATTCAAGCCCTGAAAGCGGCCGGCGCCACCCATATTCTGGCGACAACGGCCTGCGGAAGCCTTCGGCGCAAAATCGACCGGGGCCATTTTGTCATTCTGGACCAGTTCATTGATTTTACAAGGTTCAGGAAAAATACCTTTGCCGACACCTTTGAAAACGGTGCCGTGCACACGGCCATGGCCCATCCCTTTGACAATGATCTGAGGATGAACCTCTATGAATCGGCCCAGGCGCTAGAACTGGTTGCCCATAAAACAGGCTGTGTGGTCACCATTGAAGGCCCGAGGTTTTCCACGGTGGCTGAATCCAAGATGTTCCGGCTCTGGGGGGCGGATGTGATCAATATGTCCACGGCCCCGGAGGCCATGCTGGCCAATGAGGCGGGCATTCCCTACGCTGCCGTGGCCATGTCCACGGACTACGACTGCTGGAAGGAAGATGAGGCCCCGGTGACCTGGGACGAAATCCTCGAGGTTTTTAACAAGAACGCCGACAATGTAAAGGATCTGCTTGTCAGGACCGTTAAATATTTAAAGTAG
- a CDS encoding thioredoxin fold domain-containing protein — protein sequence MRKENVLVAVLIVMIAGGIYGYNANKSKETARPEHASQTRQAVFEGSAPVQAATGQEIQTGGIQWKDFTPGMARAREENKSIFLYFHAPWCTYCTKLKKTTFRDAKVQSYLNENFVSISVNTDVNQALAQEWRVRGLPTMWFLAPDGKKINQMPGFVEAGQLLKILEYIHTKSYTTMDFREFMKNG from the coding sequence ATGAGAAAAGAAAATGTGCTGGTTGCCGTATTGATTGTGATGATTGCGGGTGGGATTTACGGTTACAACGCTAACAAATCAAAAGAAACGGCCCGGCCAGAACATGCGTCACAGACCCGGCAGGCTGTTTTTGAAGGCTCTGCCCCGGTCCAGGCGGCAACCGGCCAGGAAATCCAGACGGGGGGCATCCAGTGGAAGGATTTTACCCCGGGAATGGCCAGGGCCAGGGAGGAGAACAAAAGCATCTTCCTTTATTTCCATGCCCCCTGGTGTACCTATTGCACCAAGCTGAAAAAGACCACCTTCAGGGATGCAAAGGTTCAATCCTATCTGAATGAAAACTTTGTCAGCATCAGTGTCAATACCGATGTAAACCAGGCCCTTGCCCAGGAATGGCGGGTGCGCGGGCTGCCCACCATGTGGTTCCTGGCGCCCGACGGCAAAAAGATCAACCAGATGCCGGGGTTTGTGGAGGCCGGGCAGCTGCTCAAGATCCTGGAATACATCCACACCAAAAGCTATACCACCATGGACTTTAGAGAATTTATGAAAAACGGGTAA
- a CDS encoding transporter substrate-binding domain-containing protein, with translation MHDLYKSLSTIHRALCLALVTLGIAVFPCKGESQSLTLFPDSLHLTPGEMAWVKSHEKIIVAGPKAFPPFHYYDEQGKLKGIAADYLFTIMDRLGIRSTATGPIPWDQVLEKAKSDEIDLIPCIAISEDRKSYLDFSHPFLSFPLVIFSLKDAPFIGGIEDLHGRTLAVIEKNVTQTWLKRDSVDYIPYPVASPRQRLEAVSLGRAEAGIENLAAATYIIQRYGLTNIKIAAPTPYGNYNLYMAVGKNRPELLGIINKVMEQITPEQKITIRNKWLSLRYEHGLRPADIIKWILAVTAVCGAILAVILSANAKLKKEIGARKKAMAELEEAAAEIKTLEGIVPICSSCKKIRDDKGYWNRLEAYIEKHSQASFSHSMCPECTQKAYGKEDWYIKRRTAEKKGAGQ, from the coding sequence ATGCATGATTTATACAAATCGCTGAGCACCATACATCGGGCCCTGTGCCTGGCCCTGGTTACACTGGGTATCGCGGTATTTCCATGCAAAGGGGAAAGCCAGTCCTTAACGCTGTTCCCTGACAGTCTGCATCTCACCCCCGGGGAGATGGCCTGGGTGAAATCCCATGAAAAAATAATCGTCGCCGGACCCAAGGCATTTCCTCCGTTTCACTACTATGACGAACAGGGCAAGCTAAAAGGAATCGCCGCAGATTACCTTTTCACCATCATGGACCGGCTGGGTATCCGGTCCACGGCCACCGGTCCCATCCCCTGGGACCAGGTGCTGGAAAAGGCAAAATCCGATGAAATCGATCTGATCCCCTGTATCGCCATATCCGAAGACCGAAAGAGCTATCTGGATTTTTCCCATCCCTTTCTCTCCTTTCCCCTGGTGATTTTCAGCCTAAAAGACGCCCCCTTCATCGGCGGGATCGAGGACCTCCACGGCCGGACCCTGGCAGTGATAGAAAAAAACGTCACCCAGACCTGGCTGAAGCGGGACAGCGTTGATTATATCCCCTATCCCGTAGCATCCCCCCGGCAGCGCCTGGAAGCCGTTTCCCTGGGCCGGGCCGAAGCCGGTATCGAAAACCTGGCTGCAGCGACCTACATCATCCAGAGATACGGGCTGACCAATATTAAAATTGCCGCCCCCACCCCCTACGGCAACTACAACCTTTACATGGCCGTGGGCAAGAACAGGCCCGAACTGCTGGGCATCATCAACAAGGTGATGGAACAGATTACGCCGGAACAAAAGATAACAATCCGGAACAAGTGGCTCTCTCTCAGATATGAACACGGCCTGAGGCCTGCCGATATCATAAAATGGATATTGGCGGTAACCGCGGTCTGCGGTGCCATCCTGGCGGTGATCCTGAGTGCAAATGCCAAACTTAAAAAGGAAATTGGGGCAAGGAAAAAGGCCATGGCGGAATTGGAGGAGGCTGCTGCTGAAATCAAAACCCTGGAGGGCATTGTCCCCATCTGCTCATCCTGTAAGAAAATCAGGGATGACAAAGGATATTGGAACCGCCTGGAGGCTTATATTGAAAAACATTCCCAAGCCTCGTTCAGCCACAGCATGTGCCCGGAATGTACCCAAAAGGCCTACGGGAAGGAAGACTGGTATATCAAACGGAGGACTGCAGAAAAAAAAGGCGCGGGACAATAG
- a CDS encoding SAM-dependent chlorinase/fluorinase, producing the protein MDNQRPPIVLLTDFGYRDPFVGIMKGVVAGIAPNAHIIDLTHELRPQDVFQGAFALYRSAAYFPRGTVFCAVVDPGVGTDRSPLAISTRDFYFVGPDNGLLWPSAAASGIENCVCLDNPDYHLPRVSQTFHARDIFAPAAAHLWRGRSMADMGTTLSRPAALEIPRVEPEKGGLRLTVLDEDRFGNLTLNLTPEEFKAFCKKGFFLEAGGICITDAYPAYGEAPDDAPFLLAGSSGYMEVAVKNGSAARSLDAGVMDRFLLCRE; encoded by the coding sequence ATGGATAACCAACGGCCTCCCATTGTCCTGCTCACCGATTTCGGATACCGGGACCCTTTTGTGGGCATCATGAAGGGGGTGGTAGCGGGGATTGCACCCAATGCCCACATCATTGACCTGACCCATGAGCTCCGCCCCCAGGATGTTTTCCAGGGTGCCTTTGCCCTGTATCGGTCCGCGGCCTATTTCCCCAGGGGCACGGTGTTCTGCGCCGTGGTGGACCCGGGGGTGGGAACGGACCGAAGCCCCTTGGCCATCAGCACCCGTGATTTTTATTTTGTGGGCCCGGACAACGGCCTGCTCTGGCCGTCTGCTGCGGCCAGCGGCATTGAGAACTGCGTCTGCCTTGACAATCCGGATTATCATCTGCCCCGGGTTTCTCAAACCTTCCATGCCAGGGATATTTTTGCCCCTGCCGCCGCCCATTTGTGGCGGGGCCGTTCCATGGCCGACATGGGCACTACCCTGTCCCGGCCGGCGGCCCTGGAGATTCCCCGGGTCGAACCGGAAAAAGGCGGGCTCAGGCTTACGGTGCTGGATGAAGACCGCTTCGGCAACCTCACCCTGAACCTGACCCCCGAGGAATTCAAGGCCTTCTGCAAAAAGGGGTTTTTCCTTGAAGCAGGGGGGATCTGCATCACCGATGCCTATCCGGCCTATGGTGAGGCGCCGGACGATGCCCCTTTCCTTCTCGCCGGTTCTTCGGGATACATGGAAGTTGCCGTGAAAAACGGCAGTGCGGCCCGCTCTCTGGATGCCGGCGTCATGGACCGGTTTCTGCTGTGCCGGGAGTGA
- a CDS encoding 4Fe-4S dicluster domain-containing protein, translating into MSKTMSRRAFLKGSLSAAGVAAGSLPLAKAAQAAAADAVEPLVTVIDISKCVGCEECVYACRESNAEKFPEPEKPFPRMYPDRVPVQDWSDRREVTDRLTPYNWLFIQHASAEVDGEEMELTIPRRCMHCNNPPCVKLCPWGAAKQEANGLSRIDSDICLGGSKCKAVCPWDVPQRQTGVGLYLDILPSLAGNGVMYKCDRCYQKLEKGEQPACIEACPEEVQTIGPRSEMVELAKKRAKEMNGYLYGLAENGGTNTIYISPVPFDRLTFETGKGKPHMKPVKDKMAQGSNLARAMVIAPIAGAAAAFGKYYKRIKEDRS; encoded by the coding sequence ATGTCCAAAACAATGTCACGGCGTGCCTTTTTAAAGGGTTCGCTTTCGGCAGCCGGTGTTGCCGCCGGCTCCCTTCCCCTGGCAAAAGCCGCACAGGCGGCCGCAGCCGATGCTGTTGAGCCCCTGGTCACGGTGATTGATATCAGCAAATGCGTTGGATGCGAGGAGTGTGTATATGCCTGCAGGGAATCCAATGCAGAAAAATTCCCCGAACCTGAGAAACCCTTTCCCAGAATGTATCCGGATCGGGTGCCGGTTCAGGACTGGTCGGACCGCAGGGAGGTCACGGACCGGCTCACCCCCTATAACTGGCTCTTCATCCAGCATGCCTCAGCAGAGGTGGACGGCGAAGAGATGGAGTTGACCATCCCCAGAAGATGCATGCACTGCAATAATCCCCCCTGCGTCAAGCTCTGCCCCTGGGGGGCGGCCAAGCAGGAAGCCAACGGCCTTTCCAGGATTGATTCGGATATCTGCCTGGGCGGTTCCAAATGCAAGGCGGTCTGCCCCTGGGATGTGCCCCAGCGCCAGACCGGGGTGGGCCTCTATCTGGATATCCTGCCCAGCCTGGCCGGCAACGGCGTCATGTACAAGTGCGACCGCTGTTACCAGAAACTGGAGAAGGGGGAGCAACCCGCCTGTATCGAGGCCTGCCCCGAAGAGGTCCAGACCATCGGCCCCAGATCCGAGATGGTTGAACTGGCAAAAAAACGGGCCAAGGAAATGAACGGATATTTGTACGGGTTGGCAGAAAACGGGGGGACAAACACCATTTATATCTCTCCGGTGCCCTTTGACCGGTTGACATTTGAAACCGGCAAGGGCAAACCCCATATGAAGCCGGTGAAAGACAAGATGGCCCAGGGGAGCAATCTGGCCCGGGCCATGGTTATCGCCCCCATTGCCGGGGCCGCCGCTGCCTTTGGAAAGTACTATAAGCGGATCAAGGAGGACCGGTCATGA
- a CDS encoding cytochrome c family protein: MFKKTIITAALVFFTLGSVALTFAGEGPGGNKRKGKYTYRKLVKACFERGAVDSASPKVSPADKKMAEWKTIFEGKDFSAFGCDEEWANASDKDILDIYSYFYSFAADSPTPATCK; this comes from the coding sequence ATGTTTAAGAAAACGATTATCACTGCCGCTCTGGTATTTTTCACCCTTGGGTCTGTTGCCCTAACCTTTGCCGGTGAGGGGCCGGGGGGGAATAAAAGAAAAGGGAAATATACCTACCGGAAACTGGTCAAGGCCTGCTTTGAGCGTGGGGCCGTAGATTCGGCTTCCCCCAAGGTGAGCCCGGCCGATAAAAAAATGGCCGAATGGAAAACCATTTTTGAAGGCAAAGACTTTTCCGCCTTCGGCTGCGATGAAGAATGGGCCAATGCCTCTGACAAGGATATTCTGGATATCTACTCCTATTTTTACTCCTTTGCGGCAGACTCCCCCACCCCGGCGACGTGTAAATAA